CCCTTATCGTGGCCGGGGCCATGGCCTCTGTACTGGCGCTGGGCGCCGTCACCCCGGCCTTTGCCGACAACGACCACCGTGACCGCCGCGAGTGGCGCGAAGACCGCCGCGACGATCGTCGCGAGTACCGCCATGACGTCCGCGAGGCACGCCGCGACTACGAACGCGACCGCCGCGATGCGCGCCGTGACTGGCGCCGCGACCATGACCGCCGCTACTACCATCCGGCACCGCCGCCGCCGCGCGTGGTCTACCGCCCCGGCTATCGCCCGGGCCCGGGCTACGGCTGGCAGGTCGGCCACCGCTACCGCGATTACTACCGCGGCCCGGTCTACGTGGTGAACGACTACCCGCGCTACCACCTGCGTCGCCCGCCGTACGGCCACCAGTGGATCCGGGATGATCGCGGCAATATGCTGCTGGTGGCCATCGCCACCGGCGTCATCGCCCAGTACGTGCTCAGCCGCTGAGTCTGTTGCTGACGGGGTCGGATCCCTTTCCACAGGAAAGGGCTCTGACCCCATCCAGGCAACGGGGTCGCTGACGGGGTCGGATCCCTTTCCGCAGGAAAGCGCTCTGACCCCAGAGCCCACCGGCAAAACCATACGGGGCCGGATCTCCTCCACGGGGATCCGGCCCCGTCCCTTTCGGCCCCGGCAGGCCGCCACGGGGCTACAATCAGGGGCTGTGCCGTACCCCCTTTTCCCTGCCTGCCGGAGTAACCGATGTTCCCGCGTGACGTCCGCATCGAAACCTACGATCCCGAACTGGCCAAGGCCATCGCCGCCGAAACCCAGCGTCAGGAAGACCACGTCGAGCTGATCGCCAGCGAGAACTACACCAGCCCGGCCGTGATGGAGGCCCAGGGCAGCCAGCTGACCAACAAGTACGCCGAAGGCTACCCGGGCAAGCGCTACTACGGTGGCTGCGAATACGTGGACATCGCCGAGCAGCTGGCGATCGACCGCCTCAAGCAGCTGTTCGGCGCGGACTACGCCAACGTGCAGCCGCACAGCGGTTCGCAGGCCAACCAGGCCGTGTACTTCGCCCTGCTGCAGCCGGGTGACACCATCCTCGGCATGAGCCTGGCCCACGGCGGCCACCTCACCCACGGTGCCAAGGTCAACGCGTCGGGCAAGCTGTTCAACGCCGTGCAGTACGGCGTCAACGACCAGGGCCTGATCGATTACGACGAAGTCGAGCGCCTGGCCCTGGAGCACAAGCCGAAGATGGTCGTGGCTGGTTTCTCGGCCTATTCGCAGGTGATCGACTGGGCGCGCTTCCGCGCCATCGCCGACAAGGTCGGTGCCTACCTGTTCGTCGACATGGCCCACGTGGCCGGCCTGGTCGCCGCTGGCGTCTACCCGAGCCCGCTGGAACACGCCCACGTGGTCACCTCGACCACCCACAAGACCCTGCGCGGCCCGCGCGGCGGCATCATCGTCGCCAAGGGCGCCGACGAAGACCTGGTCAAGAAGCTGCAGTCGGTGGTGTTCCCGGGCATCCAGGGCGGTCCGCTGATGCACGTCATCGCCGCCAAGGCCGTGGCCTTCAAGGAAGCGCTGGAGCCGGGCTTCACCGCCTACCAGCAGCAGGTGGTGAAGAACGCCCAGGCGATGGCCAACACGCTCATCGCGCGTGGCTACAAGATCGTCTCCGGCGGCACCCAGAACCACCTGATGCTGGTCGACATGATCGGCAAGGACGTGTCCGGCAAGGACGCGGAAGCCGCGCTGGGCAAGGC
This genomic stretch from Stenotrophomonas sp. SAU14A_NAIMI4_5 harbors:
- the glyA gene encoding serine hydroxymethyltransferase, which encodes MFPRDVRIETYDPELAKAIAAETQRQEDHVELIASENYTSPAVMEAQGSQLTNKYAEGYPGKRYYGGCEYVDIAEQLAIDRLKQLFGADYANVQPHSGSQANQAVYFALLQPGDTILGMSLAHGGHLTHGAKVNASGKLFNAVQYGVNDQGLIDYDEVERLALEHKPKMVVAGFSAYSQVIDWARFRAIADKVGAYLFVDMAHVAGLVAAGVYPSPLEHAHVVTSTTHKTLRGPRGGIIVAKGADEDLVKKLQSVVFPGIQGGPLMHVIAAKAVAFKEALEPGFTAYQQQVVKNAQAMANTLIARGYKIVSGGTQNHLMLVDMIGKDVSGKDAEAALGKAHITVNKNSVPNDPRSPFVTSGLRLGTPAVTTRGYVEQDCVDLANWIADVLDAPADDAVIARVRDAVSAQCRKYPVYG
- a CDS encoding RcnB family protein translates to MRITLIVAGAMASVLALGAVTPAFADNDHRDRREWREDRRDDRREYRHDVREARRDYERDRRDARRDWRRDHDRRYYHPAPPPPRVVYRPGYRPGPGYGWQVGHRYRDYYRGPVYVVNDYPRYHLRRPPYGHQWIRDDRGNMLLVAIATGVIAQYVLSR